TCTGGGAAAGAGCAcctctattttccattttgtttgctGAGCATGTCTCCTCCTTGGTAGGAACTTGGCACTGGAGGCACTTGGACTCCCCACCCTCCAGCCCAGCCGAGGAGAAAGGAGCGCAAGAAGAGgtgaggaaaagctgaaaacctTCTCCCAGCAGAGGAGAGACTCCAGCCAGAGTGTGTGCTGGCTCTGACCACAGCCTGGGGCAGCCGAGCAGCCGTGACCCTGCAAAGATTTCCAGGACAGAGAGGTAGAGGAAGGTCAAGACAACATGGCTGGTGGGAGGTGGATTGTGATGCCATTTCTATTGCAGTAACCTGACTGACGGCAGGCAGGCAGATACTGTGATGCCATCAAGCGCATCAGAAACTCCAGTGTGACACAGATGACAGCTTAAGGAGTGGGGAGGGGTAGAGGTAGGTAAAGGCAACGTGGCTGGGCTGTTGCTTGTGAGGTCAGCTCACTAGAGAATGTCATTGACCAGGAGCAGGCAGACATCATGAGGTCATCATGAACACCAGAGGCGAAAGCTGCAGGTAGGCCCTGCAGCTAGGCCCTGCCCCTGGTGAGGCTTTGCCCTGGGGTGAAGCCGCCTGTACACAATATGGGAAACTGTGGGACATGGTATGAGAAATTGACGGATGTGACAGAGAACTGGCCAAGAAGGGGTCAGAAGTACAGGCAGCGCCGTGTGTCCTGGGTGGGTCTCATGTAGAGACGTGAGAAGCGGCCAAACTGCGCAGATAACTGGAGGGGCGTGCTGGGGACCCTCTGGGCAGGCAAGTCTTGCAAGGCCTCGGTGCCTGGGGAACCCATAAGCGATGCCATTTAAGGCCCAGATGACCTGGGGACCTAGGGAATGATATACAAACTAAATGAGGGTACAGTTGGTGAAGATTATTAATTGGGGAGGAGACTGcggcagagaaagggagagatgagGGTAGACTGAGAGAAAGTAGCCTGTGGACGGGGAGAGCAAGGGGATGCAAGGAGCCAGCTGCATGTGGGCATGGGCCTGGTCAGTGCTGGTCTGGCCAAATGCTGTGCCTGATCACTGTGATCTGTCCTGCCTTCTTACTAaactctgctcctgctctgtgaGTGTGCTCACTATTGTGTCTGTGTTTGGGGGTGAATGTATGTACAAGCTTTTCTGGGCAATTCCAAGTGGGGCTGGCAAGGAGGAAGACACCTGGATCTGGAAAGACCCAGGACTGGAGCTGGCAAGACCAGATCAGCTTGAGAGGGGGAATAGTATGAGGGCAGTTGTGTTGCTCATAGTTGTGTCTGTGCTCCTGTTGGTGTGGTGGCTGTAAATGCCTTGTTCCCTGTTGGAGTTGGCCTGTGTATGGTCGACTGTGTCCATCTTTTTTGCCTTGCAGACACCTGGGTTTGGCACTTTCCCTTTGGGTGACTCCAGCTTGGGTGATCTCTCACTTTGTGGGGCTCCATGCACTGCCCTTCTCAGGCACATGTAGTCCCTTGGAGATCCCCTGGACCATCCAGGCAGCTCCAGATTCCTCTCCTGGAGGATGTCCACTGCCCTGTCACATGTGGGGTAGCCCTGGGTCTCTTAACAGCTTGGTCTCTAACAGCTGCGAACTTGAAAATGAGCTTTTCTCTCCCAAATCCATGGAACAACAGACCTTTTTGAGGTGGAATTCCTAGGGCCTGTTGTTGAAACTAGCTTTGAAAGGACACCCCAATCTTGAGGAACTGCACTGGGAAGTTCCCATTTTATTACATTGATGCTATGAGAGACTCAGCTCTGACTCAGTGTTAGACAGACTTATATGGGCTCCAGGTGGGAAAGAGCAGGTACGTCACTCAGTAGAAGTGAGATGAGTCCAAGCATTTACGCAGGAACTTGATCACCACAGATAACCATACATATAACGATAACAATACTgataagcaaacaaataaagTACATGCCTGCATAAATAAAGTAGCGTACCCTGGGAGTCATTTGTGGAGAGTCGCAGGAAGTTTATCACTATTGAGAAACATCCAGGAAATCACTTTCCTAAtggcatccttgagctccttgttcctcatgctgtagatgaagGGGTTCAATGCTGGAGGCACCTCTGAGTACAGAACAGCCATCACCAGATcccaggatggggaggagacaGAGAGTGGCTTCAAGTAGGCAAACATGCCAGTGCTGACaaacagggagaccacagccaggtgagggaggcacatggaaaaggctttgtgccgtccctgctcggaggggatcctcagcacagccctgaagatctgcacataggagaaaagaatgaaaacaaaacacccaaatgcTAAACAGACACCAACCATAACAAGCCTAGCTTCCCTGCGGTAGGAGTTAGAGCAGcagagcttgaggatctgggggatttcacagaagaactggtccacagcattgccttggcagagtggtaatgaaaatgtattggcagtgtgcagcacagcattgagaaacccactgccccaggcagctgctgccatgttgGCACAGgttctgctgcccaggagggtcccgtagtgcaggggtt
This DNA window, taken from Gymnogyps californianus isolate 813 unplaced genomic scaffold, ASM1813914v2 HiC_scaffold_62, whole genome shotgun sequence, encodes the following:
- the LOC127029023 gene encoding olfactory receptor 14A16-like produces the protein MSNGSSITEFLLLAFADTRELQLLHFWLFLGIYLAALLGNGLIITAIACDHHLHTPMYFFLLNLSLLDLGFISTTLPKSMANSLWDTRTISYYGCASQVFFFFFLISVELHLLTVMAYDRYIAICKPLHYGTLLGSRTCANMAAAAWGSGFLNAVLHTANTFSLPLCQGNAVDQFFCEIPQILKLCCSNSYRREARLVMVGVCLAFGCFVFILFSYVQIFRAVLRIPSEQGRHKAFSMCLPHLAVVSLFVSTGMFAYLKPLSVSSPSWDLVMAVLYSEVPPALNPFIYSMRNKELKDAIRKVISWMFLNSDKLPATLHK